From a region of the Fibrobacter sp. UWB16 genome:
- a CDS encoding DNA methylase, which produces MRLPRETRTYVAIDLKSFFASVECVLRGLDPLTTNLVVADASRTEKTICLAVSPSLKAYGIPGRARLFEVIQKVREVKRQTGKDVEYIVAPPQMAKYVEYSTRVFNVYLKYVSADDIHVYSIDECFIDLTHYLSMYKKSARELAKDMIRDVLETTGITATAGIGTNLYLCKIAMDVMAKHVAPDADGVRIAELDEMTYRKELWGHRPITSFWQLGRGIAERLAHCYLNNGRGIFTMGDLARASVKHPDALYKMFGVNAEILIDHAWGYEPCGIAEIKQYKSKTHSIGGGQVLSCAYDCAKAKIVIREMVDTLALDLVEKGLVTNGLTLHVGYDRENVDKGIYHGETVIDNYGREIPKPAHGTAPLLNYTSSASTIAEAVMKLADRIMNPSLTVKRLNLTANNVLEATQESYDLFTDVKKIEREKKMMQAQIAIKKRFGKNAIFKGMDMQEGATTRERNQQIGGHKA; this is translated from the coding sequence ATGAGATTGCCGCGCGAAACACGTACTTATGTTGCTATCGACTTAAAGTCGTTTTTTGCGTCTGTGGAGTGCGTGCTCCGCGGACTTGATCCGCTCACGACGAATCTTGTGGTGGCGGATGCGAGCCGTACCGAAAAGACGATTTGCCTTGCAGTGAGCCCAAGTCTCAAAGCTTATGGGATTCCTGGGCGTGCACGTTTGTTTGAAGTTATCCAGAAGGTGCGCGAAGTCAAACGCCAAACGGGCAAGGATGTTGAGTATATTGTAGCTCCTCCGCAAATGGCAAAGTACGTGGAATATTCTACCCGTGTTTTTAACGTTTATCTGAAATACGTGAGCGCAGACGATATTCATGTTTATTCTATTGACGAATGCTTTATCGACTTGACGCATTACCTCTCGATGTACAAGAAGTCGGCGCGGGAACTTGCAAAAGACATGATCCGCGATGTACTTGAAACGACGGGCATCACGGCAACGGCGGGCATCGGGACGAACCTTTACCTTTGCAAAATTGCAATGGACGTGATGGCAAAGCACGTGGCTCCTGATGCGGATGGCGTTCGCATTGCTGAACTCGACGAGATGACGTATCGCAAGGAACTTTGGGGCCATCGGCCGATTACGAGTTTTTGGCAATTGGGGCGCGGCATTGCGGAGCGCCTTGCACATTGCTACTTGAATAACGGGCGTGGCATTTTTACGATGGGCGACCTTGCGCGTGCAAGCGTCAAGCATCCCGATGCGCTTTACAAGATGTTTGGCGTGAATGCTGAAATTCTGATTGACCATGCGTGGGGCTATGAACCGTGTGGCATCGCCGAAATCAAGCAGTACAAATCCAAGACGCATAGCATTGGTGGTGGGCAAGTTTTAAGTTGTGCATACGACTGTGCCAAGGCTAAAATCGTCATCCGCGAAATGGTAGATACGCTCGCACTCGACCTTGTCGAGAAAGGCCTGGTTACGAACGGCCTTACGCTCCATGTGGGTTATGACCGCGAAAATGTGGACAAGGGAATTTATCACGGCGAAACGGTTATCGATAATTATGGGCGTGAAATCCCGAAACCAGCACATGGGACGGCTCCGCTCTTGAACTACACTTCGTCGGCATCGACAATTGCAGAAGCGGTAATGAAACTTGCGGACCGCATCATGAATCCGTCACTTACGGTGAAGCGCTTGAACCTCACGGCGAATAATGTTTTGGAAGCAACGCAAGAGAGTTACGATCTCTTCACGGACGTGAAAAAGATTGAACGTGAAAAGAAGATGATGCAGGCGCAAATCGCCATCAAAAAGCGCTTTGGCAAGAACGCCATTTTCAAGGGAATGGATATGCAAGAGGGCGCAACAACGCGAGAGCGCAACCAGCAAATTGGAGGGCATAAGGCATGA